In the Clostridium sporogenes genome, one interval contains:
- a CDS encoding MmcQ/YjbR family DNA-binding protein, whose protein sequence is MKYQWIDEYLLKKSGVSKDLQKDWNWIRYSLGNKMFAAICLDKDDKPYYITLKLEPTEGDFLRQQYEDIIPGYYMNKVHWNSVKSNGNVPDELLKDMLDKSY, encoded by the coding sequence ATGAAATATCAATGGATAGATGAATATTTGTTAAAAAAAAGTGGTGTGTCTAAAGACTTACAGAAAGATTGGAATTGGATACGTTATTCCTTAGGAAACAAAATGTTTGCGGCGATTTGCTTAGATAAAGATGATAAACCTTATTATATAACTTTAAAATTGGAGCCAACAGAAGGGGATTTTCTTAGACAACAATATGAGGATATTATACCAGGATATTATATGAATAAAGTACATTGGAATTCGGTTAAATCTAATGGAAATGTGCCAGATGAATTATTAAAAGATATGTTGGACAAGTCTTATTAA
- a CDS encoding protein kinase family protein produces MVIKFLKRDIKYLPEQKIHEYTILKILGEGRFGICYLVQSNNKQYILKQLKTKMLKKIGNKVIYEQEILKNINHNCIPKFIEILQFERFFGYVLEYKEGKTFEEIICEDEYVFKREEIYNICIQIIEILKYLHKSGIVHRDIRIPNTIYYKKEVHLVDFGLARWINNKRYTENVDFSYLGDFLLHLYYTSFQCKTFKGKPWYEELDLFSEEMNFLKRLLGIEKKYKNIEEVERDYLLLKSNYNK; encoded by the coding sequence ATGGTCATAAAATTTTTAAAAAGAGATATTAAATATTTACCAGAACAAAAAATTCATGAATATACTATTTTAAAAATACTTGGAGAAGGTAGATTTGGAATTTGTTACTTAGTCCAAAGTAATAATAAGCAGTATATATTAAAACAATTAAAAACAAAGATGTTAAAAAAGATAGGAAATAAAGTTATTTATGAACAAGAAATATTAAAGAATATTAATCATAATTGTATTCCTAAATTTATAGAAATATTGCAATTTGAAAGATTTTTTGGATATGTTTTAGAATACAAAGAAGGTAAAACTTTTGAAGAGATTATTTGTGAAGATGAATATGTTTTTAAAAGGGAAGAAATTTATAATATATGTATTCAAATTATTGAAATTTTAAAGTATTTGCATAAAAGTGGAATAGTACATAGAGATATAAGAATTCCAAATACAATATATTATAAGAAAGAGGTTCATTTAGTAGACTTTGGATTAGCTAGATGGATTAATAATAAGAGATACACTGAGAATGTAGACTTTTCATATTTAGGAGATTTTTTATTACATTTATATTATACATCCTTTCAATGTAAAACTTTTAAGGGAAAGCCCTGGTATGAGGAATTGGATTTATTTAGTGAAGAAATGAATTTTTTAAAAAGATTATTAGGGATTGAGAAAAAATATAAAAATATAGAAGAAGTAGAAAGAGATTACTTATTATTAAAAAGTAATTATAATAAGTAA
- the pduB gene encoding propanediol utilization microcompartment protein PduB: MNTPSSITEFVGTAIGDTIGLVIANVDCSLHEKMGLDKKYRSIGIISARIGAGPHIMAADEAVKATNTEVVKIEMPRDTKGGAGHGCSIILAAEDVTDVRRAVEIVLKELDRTFGDVYACDSGHLELSYTARASLASEKAFGAPIGKAFGIIAGAPAGIGLVMADTAMKTANIEMVTYASPDSGTAHTNEVIITVTGDSDAVRQSVIAAREIGLSLLKSMRQEAQSATKPYI; this comes from the coding sequence ATGAATACACCATCATCCATAACAGAATTTGTAGGAACAGCAATTGGAGATACCATCGGCTTAGTTATAGCTAATGTTGATTGTTCTCTTCATGAAAAAATGGGATTAGATAAAAAATATCGATCTATAGGAATAATTAGCGCAAGAATAGGTGCAGGGCCACATATTATGGCAGCAGATGAGGCTGTAAAAGCTACTAATACAGAAGTAGTAAAGATTGAAATGCCAAGAGATACAAAAGGTGGAGCAGGACATGGTTGCTCAATCATTCTGGCAGCAGAAGATGTAACAGATGTAAGAAGAGCAGTAGAAATTGTTCTTAAAGAATTAGATAGAACTTTTGGAGATGTTTATGCATGTGATTCAGGACACTTGGAGCTTTCATATACTGCAAGAGCAAGCTTGGCATCAGAAAAAGCATTTGGTGCACCAATTGGAAAAGCTTTTGGGATAATTGCCGGTGCTCCAGCTGGTATCGGTTTAGTAATGGCAGATACAGCAATGAAAACTGCAAATATTGAGATGGTAACATATGCAAGTCCAGATTCAGGAACAGCACACACAAACGAAGTAATTATAACAGTTACTGGAGATTCGGATGCTGTTAGACAATCAGTAATAGCTGCAAGAGAAATTGGGTTATCTTTATTGAAATCAATGAGGCAAGAGGCTCAATCTGCTACCAAACCATATATTTAG
- a CDS encoding proline racemase family protein — protein MELKPNVNLSIYEKNFVAVDTHTVGEFTRVILSGFPEMPGNTMIEKKKYLEEHCDEYRKALMFEPRGHHDMFGSIVTKPINSEADYGVIYMDTGGYLNMCGHGTIGTVTAIIEAGLVEAKEPYTEVVLDAPAGLIRTKAEVKEGKVVNVTLTNVPAFLYKENLETVINGKKITYDISFGGSFFALCDVTQIGLDIIPENIPELTEFGMKLIENANKENKIQHPELDITSVDLAELYCPTSTPGCDMRNVVIFGDYMADRSPCGTGTSAKLATLYKRGKIGIGEPFVYESFIKTTFKGVIKEESKVGEFSAVIPQITGSAYLTGISTYIIDDNDPLKYGFQVGK, from the coding sequence ATGGAATTAAAACCAAATGTAAATTTAAGTATTTATGAAAAAAATTTTGTTGCTGTTGATACTCATACCGTAGGAGAATTTACTCGTGTAATATTGTCAGGATTCCCTGAGATGCCAGGAAACACTATGATTGAGAAGAAAAAATATTTAGAAGAACACTGTGATGAATATAGAAAAGCTCTAATGTTTGAACCACGTGGACATCATGATATGTTCGGTTCCATAGTGACAAAACCAATTAATTCAGAAGCAGATTATGGTGTTATCTATATGGATACAGGTGGTTATTTAAATATGTGCGGACATGGTACCATCGGTACCGTTACTGCTATTATAGAAGCTGGTCTTGTAGAAGCAAAAGAACCCTATACAGAAGTTGTTCTTGATGCTCCTGCTGGATTAATCCGTACAAAAGCAGAAGTAAAGGAAGGAAAAGTTGTAAATGTTACTCTTACAAATGTACCAGCTTTTCTTTATAAAGAAAACTTAGAAACAGTTATAAACGGAAAGAAAATTACATATGATATTTCTTTCGGTGGAAGTTTTTTTGCTTTATGTGATGTGACTCAGATTGGACTTGACATAATACCTGAAAATATTCCTGAACTTACAGAGTTTGGTATGAAGCTAATTGAGAATGCAAATAAAGAAAATAAAATCCAACATCCAGAACTTGATATTACATCTGTAGATTTAGCAGAATTATACTGCCCAACATCTACACCAGGATGTGATATGAGAAATGTAGTTATCTTTGGTGATTATATGGCAGACCGTTCTCCATGTGGAACCGGGACAAGTGCAAAACTAGCGACTCTTTATAAAAGGGGTAAAATTGGAATCGGTGAACCATTCGTATACGAAAGTTTTATCAAAACAACATTCAAGGGTGTTATTAAAGAAGAATCAAAAGTTGGTGAATTTTCTGCAGTTATTCCACAGATTACAGGTAGTGCTTATTTAACAGGTATATCTACCTATATTATAGATGACAATGATCCTTTGAAATACGGTTTCCAAGTTGGAAAATAA
- a CDS encoding ROK family transcriptional regulator codes for MRCSMINEEKKYIKDASMPSDLKYLNRKRILQMIRNEQVVSINDISEATKISRPTVKKAIESFEEKGLLVSAGKGSSTNAGGKRPELYTFYCEKFILCIYLEAKYIHFAILNMKNECIREKKVPFHYEDIFEKFQDILKNNIYIFLKEVEISFESLYGISLAMEGIIDRNHGIVRFCALAPEWERNIPIKAWLEELFPKQVIIVENLVRIAGNSLLLQEEYRNKRMVIIYTEEGISACYIDREVLTGRNALIGEIGHMTIDYSDKELCSCGSKGCFERMVSESRIQKKLKENPEKLSYSTMKQWIKSNDLICHLFEEADKEDELAKEVVSYLAEMFSLMLKNVAINFDPEIIIIQGKYAYAGEYFKIELKEARKKAKFFPEETASKLYYDIRSLKELQILGGYQELSKIFFENPELYKGNTTE; via the coding sequence ATGAGGTGCAGCATGATAAACGAAGAGAAGAAATATATAAAAGATGCATCTATGCCTTCTGATCTGAAGTATTTAAACAGAAAGCGTATTTTGCAAATGATACGAAATGAACAAGTTGTATCGATAAATGACATAAGTGAAGCTACAAAAATCAGTCGTCCTACAGTAAAAAAAGCAATTGAAAGTTTTGAAGAAAAGGGGCTTTTGGTTTCGGCAGGAAAAGGATCTTCTACAAATGCAGGTGGAAAACGTCCAGAATTATATACATTTTATTGTGAAAAATTTATTTTGTGCATATATTTAGAGGCAAAATACATTCATTTTGCAATTTTAAATATGAAAAATGAGTGTATTCGAGAAAAAAAAGTTCCATTTCATTATGAAGATATTTTCGAGAAATTTCAGGACATCTTAAAAAATAATATATATATTTTTTTAAAGGAAGTAGAAATTTCCTTTGAAAGCTTGTACGGAATCAGTCTGGCAATGGAGGGTATTATAGACCGTAATCATGGGATTGTACGATTCTGTGCATTAGCACCAGAATGGGAAAGAAATATTCCTATAAAAGCTTGGTTGGAAGAATTATTTCCAAAACAAGTGATTATTGTAGAGAATCTTGTGCGCATTGCAGGTAATTCCCTTCTTTTACAAGAAGAATACCGTAATAAAAGAATGGTGATTATATATACTGAGGAAGGTATTTCTGCATGTTATATAGACAGAGAAGTTCTTACTGGCAGAAATGCATTAATTGGTGAAATAGGACACATGACAATTGATTATAGCGACAAAGAATTATGTTCTTGTGGGAGCAAAGGATGTTTTGAACGAATGGTCAGTGAAAGTAGAATACAAAAGAAATTAAAAGAAAATCCGGAAAAATTATCTTATTCTACTATGAAGCAGTGGATTAAATCAAATGATCTTATATGCCATTTGTTTGAGGAAGCTGATAAAGAGGATGAATTAGCAAAAGAGGTTGTTAGTTATCTTGCAGAAATGTTTTCTTTAATGTTAAAAAATGTAGCCATTAATTTTGACCCAGAAATTATTATAATACAAGGAAAATATGCTTATGCGGGAGAGTATTTTAAAATAGAACTTAAAGAAGCAAGAAAAAAAGCTAAGTTCTTTCCAGAAGAAACAGCCTCCAAATTATATTATGATATACGTTCTCTAAAAGAATTACAAATACTTGGCGGATATCAAGAACTGTCAAAAATATTTTTTGAAAATCCAGAACTTTATAAAGGAAATACAACAGAATAA
- a CDS encoding exochitinase, translating to MKKAFKRILLISLVLVMVFLFMPITNVFASSNSSDKILVGYWHNFDNGTGIIRLKDVSTKWDVINVAFGESIGDRATIKFSPEMGTDQEFKEDISYLNSIGKKVVLSIGGQNGVVLLPDENAKKNFVDSMISLIDKYGFNGIDIDLESGINLINNDKDFKNPKTPQIVNLISAVREICDHYGPDFILSMAPETAYVQGGYVAYAGIWGAYLPIIHGLRDKLAYIHVQHYNAGGNTALDGNNYTQGTADYEVAMAEMLLQGFSVAGNTDNIFPPLKQEQVVIGLPACPSAAPSGGYIKPSEMKKALDYLMKGIPYGGKYKLVNSNGYPAFKGLMTWSINWDAKSNYEFSTNYREYFDNFKQPPVTEKPSIPTGLKGESISKSQINITWNLANGATSYDLKVDGNIINNVNNPYKHVNLKPGSMHSYEVRAVNSVGNSEWSKSILVQTKSESDAEKWGANILYKSGDIVSYEGVNYRCIQTHTSLVGWEPINTPTLWEKIN from the coding sequence ATGAAAAAAGCATTTAAAAGGATATTATTAATCTCTTTAGTATTAGTTATGGTATTTTTGTTTATGCCTATAACTAATGTATTTGCTAGTTCAAATTCTTCTGACAAAATATTGGTAGGATATTGGCATAATTTTGATAATGGTACTGGAATTATTAGACTAAAGGATGTATCTACTAAGTGGGATGTTATAAATGTAGCTTTTGGAGAATCTATAGGTGATAGAGCTACTATAAAATTTTCACCGGAAATGGGAACTGACCAGGAATTTAAAGAGGACATTTCATATCTTAATAGCATAGGAAAAAAAGTTGTTCTTTCCATTGGAGGACAAAATGGAGTAGTATTATTACCTGATGAAAACGCAAAAAAGAATTTTGTAGATTCTATGATATCCTTGATTGATAAGTATGGATTTAATGGTATAGATATTGATCTTGAATCTGGGATAAATTTGATAAATAATGATAAAGATTTTAAAAACCCTAAGACTCCACAAATTGTAAATCTTATCTCTGCAGTTAGAGAGATATGTGATCACTATGGCCCAGATTTTATATTAAGTATGGCTCCTGAAACAGCATATGTACAAGGTGGATATGTGGCTTATGCAGGAATTTGGGGAGCTTATTTGCCAATAATACATGGGTTAAGGGACAAACTCGCTTATATTCATGTACAGCATTATAATGCAGGGGGAAACACAGCACTTGATGGAAATAATTATACACAGGGAACAGCAGATTATGAAGTAGCAATGGCAGAAATGTTATTACAAGGCTTTTCTGTAGCAGGGAATACAGATAATATATTTCCACCATTAAAGCAAGAACAGGTAGTAATAGGTTTACCAGCTTGTCCGTCAGCGGCTCCAAGTGGAGGGTATATTAAACCTAGCGAGATGAAAAAGGCTTTGGACTATCTTATGAAAGGAATTCCTTATGGAGGAAAGTATAAACTTGTAAACAGTAATGGATACCCAGCTTTTAAAGGATTAATGACATGGTCAATTAATTGGGATGCAAAAAGTAATTATGAATTCTCAACAAATTATAGAGAATACTTTGATAACTTTAAGCAACCGCCAGTAACTGAAAAACCATCTATACCAACAGGCTTAAAGGGAGAATCTATAAGTAAGTCACAAATAAATATAACATGGAATTTAGCAAATGGAGCAACTAGTTATGATTTAAAGGTTGATGGAAACATAATAAATAATGTGAATAATCCATACAAACATGTTAATCTTAAACCAGGCTCTATGCATAGCTATGAAGTAAGAGCTGTGAATTCAGTAGGAAATAGTGAATGGAGTAAATCCATATTAGTACAGACTAAATCTGAATCTGATGCAGAAAAATGGGGAGCAAATATTTTATATAAATCTGGAGACATTGTAAGTTATGAAGGAGTTAATTACAGGTGTATACAGACACATACTTCTTTGGTAGGATGGGAACCTATAAATACTCCTACCCTTTGGGAAAAAATAAACTAG
- a CDS encoding ABC transporter ATP-binding protein gives MNAINIENLNKSYDGQTNALSNISLSIPKGEIFGFLGPNGSGKTTTVRILNRVLSATSGYAEILGIPVGKNNLEIHKLCGVMTESSSCYENLTAKENLIFFGKMHGIEEKLLNERANFILKRLELLDVKDKKVKSFSTGMRKRISLAIALIHDPQILFLDEPTSGLDPENALNVTKLIKELAAENQVTIFLCTHQLKYAEDICTLYGFINKGNILGLGTFDELASRKNAALKLKIRGKNISKEFGFIHEGNDIYNKSVSGDKEVNTLIQNILTSGGEIYEAIQQKWSLEELYFKYIKGTSDDVKL, from the coding sequence GTGAATGCAATAAATATAGAAAATCTAAATAAATCTTATGATGGGCAAACTAATGCCCTAAGCAATATAAGTCTAAGTATACCAAAAGGTGAAATCTTTGGCTTTCTTGGTCCTAATGGTTCAGGAAAAACCACTACAGTTAGAATCCTTAACAGAGTTCTTTCAGCAACATCAGGATATGCTGAAATTTTAGGAATACCTGTGGGGAAAAATAATCTTGAGATCCATAAATTATGTGGAGTTATGACCGAAAGTTCCTCCTGTTATGAAAATCTTACTGCTAAAGAAAATCTAATATTCTTTGGGAAAATGCATGGAATTGAGGAAAAATTGCTTAATGAACGTGCTAATTTTATATTGAAAAGACTTGAGTTACTAGATGTAAAAGATAAAAAGGTAAAATCTTTTAGCACAGGAATGAGAAAGAGAATTTCTTTAGCTATAGCATTAATTCATGATCCTCAGATTTTATTTCTTGATGAACCTACTTCTGGTTTAGATCCAGAAAATGCACTAAATGTTACAAAACTTATAAAAGAACTTGCAGCGGAAAATCAGGTTACAATCTTTCTTTGTACCCATCAATTAAAATATGCCGAAGATATTTGTACACTATATGGTTTTATAAACAAGGGCAATATTCTTGGGTTAGGTACATTTGATGAACTTGCTTCAAGGAAAAATGCAGCCCTTAAATTAAAAATTAGAGGGAAAAATATTTCTAAAGAATTTGGATTTATCCATGAAGGTAATGATATATATAACAAATCCGTTTCAGGAGATAAAGAGGTAAATACTCTAATACAAAACATACTGACAAGTGGTGGAGAAATTTATGAGGCTATACAGCAGAAATGGTCTTTGGAAGAACTGTACTTTAAATATATAAAAGGTACATCTGATGATGTTAAATTATAG
- a CDS encoding DUF1697 domain-containing protein, with the protein MKRYIAFLRGINISGKNKVPMAKLKNGFEELGFREVKTYLNSGNVIFSSDEDNIGTFTNQIETIIKNQFGSDIPVFVILKEELEDILRNAPDWWGNENKDIYDNLIFIMPPATFAEVFNEIGEPKEELEKIKDYEKVVFWSFSRKDYQKTNWWSKTASANISNKLTIRTANTIRKLVGM; encoded by the coding sequence ATGAAAAGATATATTGCGTTTTTGCGTGGTATCAATATAAGTGGTAAAAACAAGGTTCCAATGGCAAAATTAAAGAACGGCTTTGAAGAACTTGGGTTTAGAGAAGTTAAGACATATCTGAACAGTGGCAATGTGATTTTTTCAAGCGATGAAGATAACATAGGGACCTTTACAAACCAGATTGAAACAATTATAAAAAATCAGTTTGGTTCGGATATCCCTGTTTTTGTCATATTAAAAGAAGAACTTGAGGACATTTTGCGTAATGCACCTGACTGGTGGGGCAATGAAAATAAGGACATCTATGATAATCTAATTTTTATTATGCCTCCAGCTACATTTGCTGAAGTATTCAACGAGATTGGAGAACCTAAGGAAGAATTAGAAAAGATAAAGGACTACGAAAAAGTGGTATTCTGGTCTTTCAGTCGAAAAGATTATCAAAAAACAAATTGGTGGTCAAAGACGGCAAGTGCAAACATCAGCAACAAGCTGACAATAAGAACGGCAAACACCATCAGGAAGTTAGTTGGAATGTAA
- a CDS encoding ABC transporter permease subunit: MNKNEKALIHKDINEILSSRRVIIPMTIVPIVLIVIIPLAILIGANYVGNDSSMFTQIAPLIKKLPSEYKAYTPAQLLIKVTLNFMFPSYFLIIPIMCSGVIGASSFVGEKEHKTLESLLYTPISMEQLLRSKILGVFVPSYIITLISFIVFGIIFNVGGFIYFGKLIFPDVKWLIIILWISPAINLLSLIFTVMVSAKSETFQEAQQVSGLLVIPVILILVAQMTGVLLLSKVVMFIGGSVLFILDYILIKRISSKFIPEKLI, encoded by the coding sequence ATGAATAAAAATGAAAAAGCATTGATACATAAAGATATAAATGAAATACTAAGTTCAAGACGGGTTATTATTCCTATGACTATTGTACCCATTGTTTTGATTGTAATCATACCCCTAGCAATATTGATAGGTGCGAACTATGTTGGAAATGATTCAAGTATGTTTACACAGATAGCTCCTCTTATAAAAAAATTGCCTTCTGAATATAAAGCATATACTCCAGCCCAACTTTTAATAAAAGTAACGCTAAACTTTATGTTTCCATCATACTTTCTTATAATTCCGATAATGTGTTCGGGAGTTATTGGAGCCAGTAGTTTTGTGGGAGAAAAGGAACATAAAACTCTAGAATCTTTACTTTACACACCAATATCCATGGAGCAACTGCTTAGATCCAAGATTTTAGGTGTTTTTGTGCCCTCTTATATAATTACTTTGATTTCATTTATAGTATTTGGCATCATATTTAATGTAGGTGGCTTTATCTATTTTGGAAAACTTATTTTCCCTGATGTAAAATGGCTTATAATAATACTTTGGATTTCACCTGCAATCAATTTATTATCCTTAATATTCACTGTGATGGTATCGGCAAAATCAGAAACTTTCCAAGAAGCACAACAAGTAAGCGGCCTTCTTGTCATTCCAGTGATTCTTATATTAGTGGCTCAAATGACAGGTGTACTTTTACTCAGCAAAGTTGTAATGTTTATAGGTGGTAGTGTTCTCTTCATACTTGATTATATATTGATAAAGAGGATTTCCTCTAAGTTTATTCCTGAGAAATTAATTTAA
- a CDS encoding nitroreductase, with protein MDTISAIKERRSIREFQDKMIAKETIQELLELSIKAPSGKNRQPWRFVVLQGKKKDELVNLMTNAAKILKEKGTNIGSFEISISSINEAPVVILVFNAFSNLEEDYNHYRLLTDTQSIGASIQTMILAAQDLGLGSLWICDIFYSQKEICSWLNRKDELVAAVAIGYVNQSPYPRPRKPWREVTEWMS; from the coding sequence ATGGATACAATAAGTGCGATAAAAGAACGAAGAAGTATACGAGAATTTCAAGATAAAATGATAGCAAAAGAAACAATACAAGAATTATTAGAATTATCTATTAAAGCACCTTCAGGCAAAAATCGTCAACCATGGAGATTTGTTGTTTTACAAGGCAAAAAGAAAGATGAGTTAGTGAATCTTATGACTAATGCTGCAAAAATTCTTAAAGAAAAAGGTACAAACATTGGAAGTTTTGAAATAAGTATCAGTTCAATTAATGAAGCACCAGTAGTTATTTTAGTATTTAATGCGTTCTCTAATCTTGAAGAAGATTATAATCATTATAGATTACTTACTGATACTCAATCAATTGGAGCTTCTATTCAAACAATGATTTTAGCTGCACAGGATTTAGGTCTTGGTTCACTTTGGATTTGTGACATCTTTTATTCTCAAAAAGAAATATGTTCTTGGTTAAACCGTAAAGATGAACTTGTAGCAGCAGTAGCTATAGGATATGTAAATCAATCTCCTTATCCACGTCCACGTAAGCCATGGAGAGAAGTTACAGAATGGATGAGTTAA
- a CDS encoding APC family permease, translating to MLEKKYGLWTTVSMVIGIVIGSGVFFKADNILMTSGGNVKIALLAWLVGAMSMIFGSLVFAECANRFEKSNGIVDYAEGMISEKFAYLIGWFNGIIYYPAIAAVLAWAAGNYTAILFNKDGNFVWIMASIYMIGIYILNYLSPILSGKFQVASTAIKLVPLMIIAIIGILQGLNNGILVENFSNASTVAGNGTGFAAAVLGAAFAYEGWVIATTINGEIKDAKKTLPKALVFGSLAIVIIYILYFLGIVGMMPTETIIKQGDNTVNVAARAIFGNFGASILTVFIIVSCLGTLNGLILGGSRSFYSLAIRDQGIKPELFSKLNSKTNIPTNSTIANFILICIYLFIWFANFKGLFPNKMFVDISELPIALIYGIYIVIYIAYMLKMKDLSYVKRFIIPFFALAGALIIVYGGLSKPSVIIDLGISVFVFISGLLFYNKRK from the coding sequence ATGTTAGAAAAAAAATATGGGCTTTGGACAACAGTTTCCATGGTTATTGGTATAGTGATTGGCTCCGGTGTATTTTTTAAAGCTGATAATATACTTATGACTTCAGGTGGAAATGTGAAAATAGCCTTACTTGCATGGTTAGTAGGAGCAATGTCTATGATTTTTGGTTCCTTAGTCTTTGCAGAATGTGCCAATAGATTTGAAAAATCTAATGGCATAGTTGATTATGCAGAAGGAATGATCTCAGAAAAATTTGCTTATTTAATAGGATGGTTTAATGGAATTATTTATTATCCAGCAATAGCCGCAGTACTAGCTTGGGCAGCAGGTAATTATACTGCTATTTTATTTAATAAAGATGGTAATTTTGTATGGATTATGGCTTCAATATATATGATAGGTATATACATTTTGAACTATCTTTCACCTATACTATCAGGTAAATTTCAAGTCGCTTCAACAGCAATAAAGCTAGTTCCTTTGATGATTATAGCTATAATTGGTATATTACAAGGACTTAATAATGGAATATTAGTCGAAAACTTTTCCAACGCCTCTACTGTAGCTGGTAATGGAACTGGCTTTGCAGCCGCTGTATTAGGAGCAGCCTTTGCATATGAGGGTTGGGTTATTGCAACAACAATTAATGGTGAAATTAAAGATGCTAAAAAGACTCTTCCTAAAGCTCTTGTATTTGGATCATTAGCAATAGTTATTATATATATTTTATATTTTCTTGGTATTGTAGGAATGATGCCTACTGAAACTATTATAAAGCAAGGAGACAATACTGTAAATGTAGCTGCTAGAGCTATATTTGGAAACTTTGGAGCATCTATTCTTACAGTATTTATAATAGTATCCTGTTTAGGTACTCTTAATGGTCTTATACTTGGAGGATCTCGTTCCTTTTATTCTTTAGCTATACGTGATCAAGGTATTAAACCAGAACTTTTTTCTAAATTAAATAGTAAAACCAATATACCTACTAATTCTACTATAGCAAATTTTATTCTAATTTGTATTTACTTATTCATTTGGTTTGCGAATTTTAAAGGACTATTTCCTAATAAAATGTTTGTAGATATTTCAGAATTACCAATAGCTTTAATATACGGTATTTATATTGTTATTTATATTGCATATATGCTAAAAATGAAGGACTTATCTTATGTAAAGAGATTTATTATTCCATTTTTTGCTCTTGCAGGAGCTTTAATAATTGTATACGGTGGACTTTCTAAACCATCAGTAATAATTGATTTAGGTATTTCTGTTTTTGTATTTATTTCTGGATTACTATTTTATAACAAGAGGAAATAA
- a CDS encoding acyl-CoA dehydratase activase translates to MYTMGLDIGSTTSKGVIMKDGKEIVASVLVPVGTGTSGPLKLIKELKEKSNLTEKDIEKTVVTGYGRMQYKADKQISELSCHAKGVAFLIPSARTIIDIGGQDAKAMKLNDKGKLMNFIMNDKCAAGTGRFLDVMSGVLETDVSKLGEISEKSTKEVSISSTCTVFAESEVISHLSANAKKEDIVAGIHTSVVRRVSTLAMRVGIEDEVVMVGGVARNKGIVKAMEREIGHNIKVPELAQLTGALGAAIYAFEETK, encoded by the coding sequence ATGTACACAATGGGATTAGACATAGGATCTACTACTTCTAAAGGTGTAATTATGAAAGATGGAAAGGAAATAGTTGCTAGTGTTTTAGTACCTGTTGGAACTGGAACTAGTGGACCTCTAAAATTAATAAAAGAATTAAAAGAAAAATCTAATTTAACAGAGAAGGATATAGAAAAAACTGTAGTTACAGGCTATGGAAGAATGCAATATAAAGCAGATAAGCAAATTAGTGAACTAAGTTGTCATGCTAAAGGGGTAGCATTTTTGATACCGAGTGCAAGAACTATAATAGACATTGGAGGACAAGATGCTAAGGCCATGAAATTAAATGATAAGGGTAAACTTATGAATTTTATTATGAATGATAAATGTGCGGCTGGTACAGGAAGATTTTTAGATGTTATGTCAGGGGTGCTTGAGACAGATGTTTCTAAACTAGGAGAAATATCAGAAAAATCCACAAAGGAAGTTTCAATTAGCAGTACCTGTACTGTGTTTGCTGAATCAGAGGTAATTTCTCACCTATCAGCAAATGCTAAAAAAGAAGATATTGTAGCAGGAATCCATACTTCTGTAGTAAGACGTGTATCAACTCTTGCCATGAGAGTAGGCATTGAGGACGAAGTAGTTATGGTAGGTGGTGTAGCTAGAAATAAAGGAATAGTAAAAGCTATGGAAAGGGAAATAGGTCATAATATAAAAGTGCCAGAATTAGCACAATTAACTGGAGCATTAGGTGCAGCTATATATGCATTTGAGGAAACAAAATAG